Genomic window (Polyangia bacterium):
TCCGCTGATGACAATCCGGCGCTGGTCGATCTCGGCGAGGCGTTGGCGGCGCTGGACCAGGTCAACCCTCTGCGCCTGGCCGGGCGGGTCAGCGAGGTCACCGGCCTCATCATTCGCGCCAACGTCCCCGGCATCCGCGTCGGCGAGCTGGTGTGGATCGACAGCACGCCGCCCGGCGCGCCGCCCCCCGTGCTGCCCGGCGCCTCGCCGAACGCGCCCGGCCGCGTGCAGGCCGAGGTAGTCGGATTTCGCGGCGACGACGTGGTGCTGATGCCTCTCGGCGAAGCGGCCGGCATCGGTCCCGATTCGATGGTCACGCCGACCGGCCGGCCGCTGTCGATCAAAGTCGGCGCCGGCTTGCTGGGTCGCGTGCTGGATGGACTGGGCCGCCCGATCGACGGCGGCGCCGCGCTGGCCGACGGGCCGGGGTTCGTCGACTGGCCGGTCGATCGCCCGTCGCCTGATCCGCTCACGCGCCGGCGCATCCGGCGACCGCTGGCACTGGGCGTGCGCGCCATCGACGCGCTGATGACGGTTGGTGAAGGCCAACGGGTGGGCTTGTTCGCCGGGGCGGGTGTCGGCAAATCCACGCTGCTGGGACAGATCGCCCGTAACACCGACGCCGACGTGAACGTCATCTGCCTGTGCGGCGAGCGCGGGCGCGAGGTGCTGGATTTTCTCGACCAGTCGCTGGGTCAGACCGGCCGCGCGCGGTCGGTGGTGGTGTGCGCCACCAGCGACGCGC
Coding sequences:
- a CDS encoding FliI/YscN family ATPase — protein: MTDSADDNPALVDLGEALAALDQVNPLRLAGRVSEVTGLIIRANVPGIRVGELVWIDSTPPGAPPPVLPGASPNAPGRVQAEVVGFRGDDVVLMPLGEAAGIGPDSMVTPTGRPLSIKVGAGLLGRVLDGLGRPIDGGAALADGPGFVDWPVDRPSPDPLTRRRIRRPLALGVRAIDALMTVGEGQRVGLFAGAGVGKSTLLGQIARNTDADVNVICLCGERGREVLDFLDQSLGQTGRARSVVVCATSDAPSLVRIKSTFVATAIAEWFREQGKRVLFMMDSLTRFARAQREVGLAAGEPPVRHGYPPSVFALLPRLLERTGNSTAGSITALYTVLVAGGDMEEPIADEVRGILDGHVVLSREIAARHHWPAIDVLPSLSRLMTAVADGPHQAAAARLRAILAAYERQRDLILLGAYQRGSDPRTDEAIARIDGITAFLRQETHEAAPFEETVQRLLTLAR